A segment of the Fusobacterium ulcerans genome:
CCCTGTTTCAACATATCCAAGTCCATGCATTCATCAAAGCTGTGAGGTTTTCCATTATATTCTTTGAAATTAGGTCCAAATGCTACTGTATTTGGCATCAGCTTAGCATAAGTCCCTCCTCCTAATGCAGCAGGTTCCTCATCCCTTCCTGTTACATTTACATATATCTCTTGTAATTCTTTTACTAATGGATGAGTTTTCTCAAAATAAAGAGGTGCATTATGATTTTCTTTAAAAAATACAATACCTCCCTTTTTTCCTGCTGTTTTCAATCTTAAATCAAGAGTTTTTTCATCTATAGATGCTGGATATCTTATATTAAATTTTACAAACAATTCATCATTTAGAATATTTGTTATTCCTGCACTTATAGTGAGATTTCCTACTTCTTCATTGACAGTTTTAATCCCTAGTTTTTCTCCATCTGAACTTTCACCAATATAACCTGAAATAAATGATATAAATCCTTTTGCTGCATCCTCTTTCCCAATGATCAGATTAAGGAATTTATACATTCCCAAAAGAGCATTAACTCCTTTATGAGGTGAACTAGCATGAGCAGAGACTCCTGTACAGATAATTTCTGTAGTATCTCCTTCATAGTTCACAGTATATTCAGCTTTAGTTAAAGATCTCATCTTTTTAAGAGCTGTTTCTACAGTCTCTTTAGATATATTTCTTACCTTAGCTATACACTTTTCTGGTACTATATTTGATCTTGTTCCTGCTTTTATTTCTACAATCTTTGAATCTTTCCATTGAATTTTTTTTCTAAATGAAAATGTATATATCCCCTTTTCAGAAAATATCACTGGAAATCTTCCATCTGGTGTAAAAGCATATTTTGGTTCTTTTTCTCTTGCAAGATAATATTTGATATCCTCATCTCCGCTCTCTTCGTTAGTTCCAAATATTATTCTTACTCTTTTATTAAATTCTGGATGAGTATCTACTACCGCTTTCAAAGAATACAAAGCTGATATGATAGGAGCTTTATTATCAATAGCTCCTCTTGCTGTTAGCTGATTATTCACTACACATCCTTCATATGGAGGTACACTCCAACTAGCTTCATCCCCTTCAGGAACTACGTCTATATGACCTAATATGGCAATGTATTCTTCTCCCTCTCCATATTCTGCATAACCAATATAGTTATCCAGATTTTTTACTTTAAAACCAAGCCCTTGAGCAATTTCCAACACCTTGTTAAGTCCTTTTTTTAGTTCCTCTCCATAAGGTGCATCTCCTGCTCTATCTGCTTTTACTGTTTT
Coding sequences within it:
- the pepV gene encoding dipeptidase PepV — its product is MDIKKYIDTHFDEVLKSIIEIIRIKTVKADRAGDAPYGEELKKGLNKVLEIAQGLGFKVKNLDNYIGYAEYGEGEEYIAILGHIDVVPEGDEASWSVPPYEGCVVNNQLTARGAIDNKAPIISALYSLKAVVDTHPEFNKRVRIIFGTNEESGDEDIKYYLAREKEPKYAFTPDGRFPVIFSEKGIYTFSFRKKIQWKDSKIVEIKAGTRSNIVPEKCIAKVRNISKETVETALKKMRSLTKAEYTVNYEGDTTEIICTGVSAHASSPHKGVNALLGMYKFLNLIIGKEDAAKGFISFISGYIGESSDGEKLGIKTVNEEVGNLTISAGITNILNDELFVKFNIRYPASIDEKTLDLRLKTAGKKGGIVFFKENHNAPLYFEKTHPLVKELQEIYVNVTGRDEEPAALGGGTYAKLMPNTVAFGPNFKEYNGKPHSFDECMDLDMLKQGMEIYARAILKLGALIK